The genomic DNA TTCCGCTCCGTACCCGGCAAGCAGGTCATACACACGGCACGTTGGGACTGGGCACTCTCTGGCGGCTCGCAGGCCGAGCCCGACATGGTCCACttcaagggcaagacagtaGGCATCATCGGAACGGGAGCCACTGCGGTCCAGGTGGTGCCTCACGTGGCCAAGTGGGCGAAGCAAGTATATGTCTTCCAGAGGACACCGGCTTACGTAGGGGAACACTCACAAagggagacgacggaggagTACTGGCAAACGGTTGCGGGCAAGCCGGGGTGGCAGCGCGAGCGTCAGGCaaacctcgacgccgccgtcatgaaGGTGGCCGATACCCCTGACCTGGTCCAAGACGGGTGGAGTCAGACGGCAGCGTTGGCGGCCTTTGTAGGCCGTGAGGGCAAGATCATCCAggccggggaggaggaggcgcaTGAGCGCGCCCTGATCGACCTGGACACCCCCTGGGCGGAGAAGATGCGGCGGCGgatcgacgaggaggtcaaggacccggccgtcgcggcgAGACTGAAACCCTGGTACCCGGGGTTCTGCAAGCGCCCGACGTTCCACAACAGCTACTTGTCGGCCTTCAACGAGCCGCACGTCACCCTCGTCGACACGCAAGGCGCGGGCGTCAAGTCGTACACGGCCAACGGCGTCATGGCCAACGGCCGGGAGTacgagctcgacgtcctcgtcctcgccacgGGGTACACAaacaccgtcgtcgacccgAGCCCGGAGATGGCGGTGAACGCGcccatcctcggccgcggaCGGCGCACGCTGCAGGACAAGTTCGGGAGCAACGATTTTGGCAACCTTTTCGGCGCCCTCACGCACGGGTTCCCCAACCTGGTCTTCTGCACCGTTGCCGGCACCGGCCTGTCCGCAAACCTGACGCCGGCGCTGGACACCAACGCCCGGCTGGTGGCGCACGTTGTGTCGCAAGCCCTTCGGcaggcgtcgtcgtcgtcgtcgttgtcatcGAGCCCGCGCCGGGCTGTCGTGGAGGTTTcgaagcaggccgaggacgagtaCAGCAGAAAGGTGGCCGAGCGGGCGCGGTGGTTCTCGGCCTTGTTCAGGTGCACCCCCAACTCCTTtctcgacgacaagaagatggccaaggcgaaggagaaggcgaagacggacgaagacgacgaactGGAGCGTAGAAAAGCGtgctggggagggggaatCCTGGATTTCCAAAGCATGGTGGACGAGTGGACAAAGAAGGGCGACATGGAGGGCGTTGTCGTCCAATGCTAGGTCAGCTGGGCCATGACGGACGGCCATGAGTCAACAAGCCTCCTTGTCTGCAATGGGACTGGGCCGGGCTGAGCTGAGGCTAGCAactcttctctctcctttgTACGACTACGCGCGACCCTTCCGCATGCCGGCtgggcagggcagggcagggctGGACTACTGGGGCCGGGCCGGCCAGAGAGTTGAGTTTGTTTGTCTTTGTCAGAACATAACGTTACAGAGAACATATGTACATAATTACATACTACCTAGGGATGGAAGTATGTACTCATAGTTCATagtatgtatgtatgtgcTGCTCTTTGGTTGGCCCGTGGGGCATGTAAATTTCCCACCCTTTAATGCCCGttcatctccatctctcccATCTCCGCAGCCAAGTCCGCAACATCTCCGCGTTTTCGTACCAATGCGTTGACCCCCTTACCACGAAAGCTTATTTCCAAGGATGAAATCCTCCTAATCAGGTCGAGCAGACCCCCCGTGGAACAAGATTCGTCCGTCACTTTCCCAAGTGACTGACGGCTCTTCCGGTCTCCAACAAGAAAGAGGACcaaagggaaaaaaaaaaaaaaaaaaggacaaGTGAGAGATCATTGGTATCATGGGCCGACGATCCAAACAGAGGGCTTGTTTTGCCtgcgtcgaggccaagagaCGCTGCGACCAGGGCCTGCCGTGTTGTTCGCGATGCCTCGATAAAGAGGTGGACTGCGTCTATCCCGCCCTCCGCCGGTTTCGGCCCTTtccgccatcctcctcgtcgtcactcTCACAAAATATCGACCCGAGGTTGGAATCCTGTTCCTCCAGCTGGGACATCTCATCTTGGCCCGGGGCCGATATGCAGGACATGTCGCTCCAGGGGACGGAGATGGAGTCCATGGACGAGGTCCTCTTTGCTCCGCCGACCACGTCGAGCGCGGCTAGTCTCACCAACACGACGTCCGCACCATCGTTGtcttcctccgccgccgccgccaaccaaGCCGATACCGAGGCGGGAAGTCACACAAGCTCCCAGGCGGAAGGCCTCAACTGGTTCCTCCAATCCCCGTCCTGGACCATTGTGTTTCAACGATCGCCTCCGAACTCCGttccgcccgccgccgtcttcaccaaCTTCGTCCGCGGCTTACAGTCCTGGCTCGTCCGCTTCCTCCACCGGGGCCACAACCCCTTCATCCACCGCCAGCTCTACTCCGAGACAACGCTGCCCCAGTGCATGCAGGACGCctacgccgccgtcgccatcgtccaGACCGTCACCCCGGACAAcgagcacgtcgtcgacgccgtgtcCAACAGCTTCGTCCTGAATCTGCTGGCCGCCCACTCCACGGCCGACCCGTCGGCCTTTATGCCCTTGCTCTCCACGAAGCAGCACCTCGCCCGCACCCAGGCCCTCCTGATACACCTCTTGCTGTCTCTCTTCTCGCCCTCCATCTCCCGCcgggccaaggccgagagcCTGATAGACACAGCCCGTCTGTGGGCCCGCCAGCTCTGGGAGTCGGCCGCGTTGGACgccacctcgtcgcccgtcttCCCGAACGCGCTGTCCGTGTCGTGTGACACGGCGCTCGAgaacgacgacgtcgtctcgAGCCTCTACCGGGCCTTCATCCTCTCCGAGTCTATCCACCGCACCTTCCTGCTCACGAGCATCGTCACCGGTGTCTACACCAGCCTCAAGACGACGTGGACCCATGGCTGCGCCGGGGACGTTTGCATCACGATGCGCGGGGATCTCTGGGAGGCCCCGTCGGCCGCCCGGTGGGAGGCCATCGCCAGGAAGGATGATCCGCTGTATCTCTACAGTCTTAAGGGACAGACCTTTCTGTCGCGCGGCATACGAGCCGCGGAGGTCGACGAGTACGCTCGGCTGCTCTTCACTGTGCTGTGGGGGCTGGAAAAGGTTGAGCACTGGGTTGTCAGCACCGGCGACGCTGTCTCTGTGATATACTGATATGAGCATGTCCCGTATCATttggaaaaaaaaaatcatTCTTTTGCTAGTACGGTACGAATTGGAGAATTGTAACATCCACTCCCGTTCGAGTGCCAGTGCCAGTGTGTGGCAAGACAGACACAGCGAAGGCTTGTGTTCATCATCCTGTCTTGGAGCCAATCTgccaaaaaaacaaaaaaaaacaaatTCATGATAGCTGATAACAATAAAAATATCAATAAAAAAACAATAACGAGAAAGCTGCAAACAGCTTGCCAGACAGATAAAACGTTGCTTTTATCGAGTAATGCGTTCTTTTAACTACAGCGAGAGCTTCTGACTTCACACAATCTACATCATAATTACAACCCCACCATCTTTCCTATAAGCAAAGAAAAATCTACCATGGACTCAGAAGAGGGAGCCCTTCCGCCTGCAAATGCTTGTTCACCTCCGCCGTCGTGTTCTGCCACAGACCCTGAACTTGCTTTTCGTCCGAGGCGACCGCGTGGGGCTGCCCCAGAGCGCCGACGGGGAAGACAAACTTGCCGTTGTACTTGAGCGGATCCTGACGGACTTCCTTCgccacggcggcgaagacggggGTCGCCGCGCCCTGCTCCGGCGACACAAACGTCAAGTGCGAGATCGCCCGGACCAGGGCCGTGTTGATcctgtcgacgccggc from Colletotrichum higginsianum IMI 349063 chromosome 3, whole genome shotgun sequence includes the following:
- a CDS encoding Monooxygenase gives rise to the protein MTVPETLREKYASERDKRLRPENLQKWISFREPELADMDRDLNIDYEALRSRDQPLENGSEVQVLIVGAGIHGVVMAHRLVTEGGIKNDDLVLVDRAGGYGGTWYWNRYPGVMCDVEGYCYLPLLEETGYVPSKRYPTGDEIREQCERVARHSNLRAQFGTTTTHHQWDEASRRWIVEMERGTGPGQTPESLTVKCQFLITAGGVHPSPQIPRLNGLNVFRSVPGKQVIHTARWDWALSGGSQAEPDMVHFKGKTVGIIGTGATAVQVVPHVAKWAKQVYVFQRTPAYVGEHSQRETTEEYWQTVAGKPGWQRERQANLDAAVMKVADTPDLVQDGWSQTAALAAFVGREGKIIQAGEEEAHERALIDLDTPWAEKMRRRIDEEVKDPAVAARLKPWYPGFCKRPTFHNSYLSAFNEPHVTLVDTQGAGVKSYTANGVMANGREYELDVLVLATGYTNTVVDPSPEMAVNAPILGRGRRTLQDKFGSNDFGNLFGALTHGFPNLVFCTVAGTGLSANLTPALDTNARLVAHVVSQALRQASSSSSLSSSPRRAVVEVSKQAEDEYSRKVAERARWFSALFRCTPNSFLDDKKMAKAKEKAKTDEDDELERRKACWGGGILDFQSMVDEWTKKGDMEGVVVQC
- a CDS encoding RNA polymerase ii mediator complex component, yielding MQDMSLQGTEMESMDEVLFAPPTTSSAASLTNTTSAPSLSSSAAAANQADTEAGSHTSSQAEGLNWFLQSPSWTIVFQRSPPNSVPPAAVFTNFVRGLQSWLVRFLHRGHNPFIHRQLYSETTLPQCMQDAYAAVAIVQTVTPDNEHVVDAVSNSFVLNLLAAHSTADPSAFMPLLSTKQHLARTQALLIHLLLSLFSPSISRRAKAESLIDTARLWARQLWESAALDATSSPVFPNALSVSCDTALENDDVVSSLYRAFILSESIHRTFLLTSIVTGVYTSLKTTWTHGCAGDVCITMRGDLWEAPSAARWEAIARKDDPLYLYSLKGQTFLSRGIRAAEVDEYARLLFTVLWGLEKVEHWVVSTGDAVSVIY